The DNA region AGCCCGATTGCCCATGGTTACGCCACCAGCATCAACTGTGACGAAGCGAAAAGCCTGCCCGGGGTGTTGGCCGTGTTTACCTGGGAAGATGTACCTGATATTCCATTCGCCACGGCAGGACACGCCTGGACGCTGGATGAAAACAAGCGCGACACCGCCGACCGTTTACTGTTGACCCGTCACGTACGCCATCATGGCGATGCGGTCGCGATTGTCGTGGCAAGAGACGAGTTAACCGCGGAGAAAGCGGCCCTGCTGGTGAAGGTGGAATGGGAAACACTCCCGGTGATTACCACACCAGAGGCCGCCCTGGCGCATGATGCTGTCCCCATTCATCCCGGCGGTAATCTGCTCAATTGCAGTGAAATGACCACCGGGGATGTGCAACAGGCCATTGATGCCGCAGATTATCAACTCCAGGGACATTACCAGACGCCGGTTATTCAACACTGCCATATGGAAAGCGTCACCTCATTTGCCTGGATGGAAGATGACTCACGTATTTCCATCGTCTCCAGTACGCAGATTCCGCACATTGTACGGCGGGTTGTGGGTCAGGCGCTGGATATTCCCTGGTCATGCGTGCGGGTGATCAAACCGTACGTTGGCGGCGGATTTGGCAACAAGCAGGATGTGCTGGAAGAGCCAATGGCCGCGTTCCTGACCCGTAAACTGGGCGGTATACCGGTGAAAGTCTCGCTGAGTCGCGAAGAGTGTTTTCTCGCTTCCCGTACCCGCCATGCGTTCACAATTGATGGACAGATGGGGCTCAATCGCGACGGCACGTTGAAAGGCTATCGTCTGGATGTCCTGTCAAATACCGGTGCTTACGCCTCGCACGGACACTCGATCGCCTCGGCGGGCGGCAACAAAGTGGCCTATCTCTATCCCCGTAGCGCGTATGCTTACCGTTCCACCACCTGCTATACCAATCTCCCTTCCGCTGGCGCGATGCGCGGCTACGGCGCGCCGCAGGTGATCTTTGCCGTGGAATCAATGCTGGATGACGCCGCGACGGCGCTGGGACTCGACCCGGTCGAGGTTCGGTTGCGTAATGCGGCCTGCGAAGGCGATAAGAACCCAATTACCGGCAAACGCATCTACAGCGCGGGACTCCCGGAGTGTCTGCAAAAAGGTCGCGCACTGTTTGAATGGGACGCCCGTCGTGCTGAATGTCAGCACCAGCAGGGCAATATCCGCCGGGGTGTCGGCGTCGCCTGCTTTAGCTACACCTCCAACACCTGGCCGGTTGGTGTGGAGATCGCCGGTGCCCGTCTGCTTATGAATCAGGATGGCACGATCAACGTTCAGAGCGGCGCCACGGAAATCGGTCAGGGGGCGGATACGGTCTTCTCGCAGATGGTGGCGGAAACCCTCGGCGTACCGGTCAGCGATGTACACGTTATTTCGACCCAGGATACCGATATTACCCCGTTCGACCCCGGCGCATTTGCCTCTCGCCAAAGCTATGTCGCCGCACCGGCGCTGCGCAAAGCAGCAATACAACTGCGCGATAAGATCCTTCATCACGCGGCCGACATGCTGCATCAGTCCGTCATGAGCCTGACGCTGACGGCAGGTAGCATCGTCCTTATCGATCGCCCGGACTCTCCATTGCTGTCATTAAAAGAGCTGGCGATGGATGCCTTTTATCACCCGGAACGCGGCGGCCAGCTGTCAGCAGAATGCTCCGTGAAAACCACCACCAATCCACCGGCGTTTGGCTGCACGTTTGTCGATCTGAGCGTTGATATCGCGCTGTGCAAGGTCACAGTCAACCGCATCCTCAATGTCCACGATTCCGGTCATATTCTGAACCCGCAACTGGCGGAAGGACAGGTGCATGGCGGGATGGGGATGGGCATTGGCTGGTCGCTGTTTGAAGAGATGATCATCGATGCGGAAAGTGGCCTGGTGCGAAACCCGAATCTCCTCGATTACAAAATGCCAACCATGCCCGACCTGCCGCAACTGGAAAGCGCATTCGTTGAAACCCAGGAGCCACAATCAGCGTATGGGCATAAATCCCTCGGCGAGCCGCCTATCATCCCGGTTGCTGCAGCCATTCGTAACGCAGTGAAAATGGCCACAGGCGTTGCGATTGATACGCTGCCCCTGACGCCAAAACGGTTGTATGCGGAGTTTCACCAGGCTGGCTTGATTTGAGGATAAGACCATGTTTGACTTTGCTTCTTACCATCGCGCGTCAGGCATTGCCGAGGCTATCAGCCTGCTGGCGCGCTATCCACAGGCGAAACTGCTCGCCGGTGGAACCGACGTTCTGATCCAACTTCATCATCATAATGCGGGTTACCGTCATATCGTCGACATCCATAATCTGCCCGAACTGCGGGGTATTACGCTGACAAAGGAGAAGGGGTTGCGCATCGGTTCCGCCACCACCTTTAGCGAGATTATCGAGAATCCCATCACGCAACGATATCTGCCTGCCCTGTGCGCCGCTGCCGCCTCTATTGCCGGACCGCAAATCCGCAATGTCGCCACCTACGGCGGAAATATCTGCAATGGCGCAACCAGCGCAGACTCGGCAACGCCAACGCTAATTTATGACGCCACACTTGAGATTTACTCGCCGAAGGGGGTGCGTTTCACCAGCATCAACGGCTTTCACACCGGTCCCGGAAAAGTCGCTCTTGAGCAAAATGAAATCCTTGTCGCCTTTCATTTCCCCCCGCAGCCCAGAGCCCATACCGGCAGCGCACATTTTAAATATGCCATGCGCGATGCGATGGACATTTCGACCATTGGCTGTGCGGCACGATGCCAACTGGATAACGGCGGTGTTAACGAACTTCGCCTGGCGTTCGGCGTTGCGGCGCCCACGCCAGTCCGCTGTCAGCATGCGGAGAACGCGGCAAAAAATGCGCCATTGACCCTGCAAACGCTGGACGCGATCGCTGAATCCGTTCTGCAAGACGTCTCCCCGCGCTCTTCCTGGCGGGCCAGTAAGGAATTTCGTCTGCATCTCATCCAGACGATGACCCGGAAAGTGGTTACTGAAGCCGTTGTCGCGGCGGGAGGAAAGCTGCAATGAATGACACTAACCGAATTACGCTGGAATGCGTCGTTAATGGTCACCCTTTTCAGCTCAGCATTCAGGCGGGAATGCCGCTTTCTGAACTCCTGCGCGAACAAGGGTTGCTGAGCGTTAAACAGGGATGCTGTGTCGGTGAATGCGGTGCCTGTACGGTTCTGGTTGACGGTACAGCCATTGACAGTTGCCTGTATCTTGCCGCGTGGGCAGCAGGAAAAGAGATCCGCACACTGGAAGGCGAATCGGCTGGTGGCCAACTCTCGCAAGTCCAGATGGCTTATGCCAGATCCGGTGCCGTGCAGTGCGGTTTTTGCACACCGGGTTTGATTATGGCGACCACCGCGATGCTGGCAAAGCCGCGGGAACAGCCGTTAACCATTCTGGAGATCCGTCGCGGACTTGCGGGAAATCTGTGTCGTTGCACCGGTTATCAGATGATTGTCGATACCGTACAGCGCTGTACTGAGCCGGAATAATTAACGCCCCTCCCTTCAGGTTGCCTCCGGGGAGGTGGCATTCGCCCGCTTGCCCCCCTGATGCAACCTGAACGCGTTGGCGTGTTGAGTTAAACGCTCATCAGTTCGTACTTTTTGATCTTGCGATAAAGCGTCGCAATCCCGATACCTAGCTCATCCGCCACCTGTTTTTTATTGGAGTGGCGGGATAGCGCTTCGCGGATCATCTGCTTTTCCATCTCTTCCAGCGCGGTTCCACCAGTGTCATCAGACAACAACTGCGCCATATGAGCCACCACACCAACCGGTTCTGGCGCTTTACCGTTGTTGATCAGATTTGGCGGTAAGAGCGTACTGTCGATCACCTCACCCGAAGGAACCACGTTGACCAGATACTCCATCAGGTTGCTTAATTCGCGCAGGTTACCTGGCCATTGATGGTGTCTGAGCAGGGTCACAACATCCGGTGCAATACCCGGGTAAACCAACCCTAAGCGGCGAGTATGCAGATGCAGAAAATAGTGCACCAGCAGTTCAATATCGTCCTGTCGCTCACGTAGCGGCGGCAGGGTCAAAGGGATAACGTTCAATCGATAGAACAGATCTTCGCGGAATTTACCTTCGGCGATGAACTGCCCGAGGTTTTGATTGGTGGCTGAAATAATGCGGATATCGACCTGAACCGGACTGCTCGCCCCCAGCGGCAACACCTCTCTCGCTTCAATAGCCCTGAGTAGTTTAGCCTGTAACATCAATGGCATATCGCCAATTTCATCGAGAAAAAGCGTTCCACTGTTCGCCGCCTGAATCAGGCCGGTTTTACCATTGGCGGAAGCGCCGGTGAATGCGCCTTTGACATAGCCAAACAGTTCGCTCTCCAGCAACTGTTCCGGTATCGCCGCGCAGTTAATGGCGATAAACGGTTTATTGCGTCGTTCACTCAGTTTGTGAATGGCGCGCGCGACCACCTCTTTCCCGGTGCCGCTTTCCCCCACAATCATGATGCTGGAGGGACTGGGCGCAATACGACTAATCAGTCGCTTAAGCTGGCGCATGACCCGGCATTCACCAACCAGTTGCTCAATATGCGGCTCATCGGTGGCAATCGACACAGAGGAACTGGTATGCGACTGATGGAAGGCCATCAGGAATAACTGCCGCCCTGCAACATGATGCAACTGACCAATAATCAGTTCACTTTTATCATCCCAGGAGACAATATGTTGCATATGCCCGTGGGTGAAATTACTTTCAAACGTTAATGGCCGGAACCTGACCGACTTTCCCATCATATTATTCTGCACCGCGCCGAGAATTTTTAACGCGGTTTGATTCGCGAATTGTACGCGGTTATCTTCATCAATGACTAACACACCTTGATCCATATTCTCGATCATTGTCGAAAATATTTTACTGATGTTGTCACTCCCACTCTGATCTTCAAGAAGCTTTGAAACAAAAATGGTGGATATATGGCGAACATAATCTGAAAATTCGCGCAGGTTGTCATTGATATGCTCCTGCTGTTCATGCGTTACGGCAATCAAACTGATCACGCCGACACAGCGGTCCTGCATAATGACCGGCGTTCCCAGAAACGCTTTCTCACGACAGTTCTCCTTGCTATCGCAATCTTCGCACAGCGGATCAAAGCGGGAATGCGTCACAACTTTTTCTTTTTTACTTTCCAGTACATAGCGCAACAATCTGGAGTTGCCGCTCAATGGGCGTCCGAGGTATTTACCGTAAGCGCCGGTTCCCGCGACACGGCAGAGGTTGTCATCAACGATCTCAACTTCGAGTTGCAAAACGCTGGCAAGCATTCTGGCGAAACGCTGAATTGTAGGTTGAATCTGCATCAAAACGGACTGCGTTGTTGCAAGCACCATAGTCTTACCTTCCGGAATCACTTAAATGATTGATCATTGAAGACATTGATGGTTCGTAGAATATAAGGATACTAACTCAGACAAAATTTGCTTTGATAAAAACACAGGCTCTTTATCATTTTATAATGAAAATATGCAAGAGAAATCACATTTCCATATCAATATGAGAATCAACGGGGGGAGTTTATCAAACTGGCGGTATTTACTCCCCTCTCTGGTATTATTCCGCCCGTAAATTCATTGACAGATTGCGATATTTATTAAGCCAAACGTTTTCGTATTTTCATAACGAATTACAAATAGCTTTATTCTGTGATCAGGACCACATATTGCCGGATTAATTCCCGTTTATCCGCCGCCGGATTCACTTTGGCACACTTATTGTTAGTCCCTAGTATATCGGTAATGCCGCTTGTCATTACCGCGGATAAGCCACCTTGCCGTCATTCCACTACCAGGATCTTACAATGAAAACTGTTAATGAGCTGATAAAGGATATCAATTCGCTGACCTCACACCTTCACGAGAAGGATTTTTTGCTTACATGGGAGCAGACGCCGGATGAACTGAAACAAGTCCTGGACGTCGCTGCCGCACTGAAAATGCTGCGTGCCGAAAACATCACCACCAAAGTCTTCAATAGTGGATTAGGAATTTCCGTCTTCCGCGATAACTCCACCCGTACCCGTTTCTCCTATGCCTCCGCCCTTAACCTGCTCGGCCTGGCTCAGCAGGATCTGGACGAAGGGAAATCACAGATCGCGCACGGCGAGACCGTCCGCGAAACGGCCAACATGATCTCCTTCTGCGCCGATGCCATTGGTATTCGCGACGACATGTATCTTGGTGCGGGCAATGCCTATATGCGTGAAGTCGGCGCCGCGCTTGATGACGGCTACAAACAGGGCGTACTCCCGCAGCGTCCGGCGTTAGTTAACCTGCAATGCGATATCGACCACCCGACGCAGGCGATGGCGGATCTGGCCTGGCTGCGTGAACACTTCGGCTCTCTGGAAAACCTCAAAGGTAAAAAAATCGCCATGACCTGGGCTTACTCACCCAGTTACGGCAAACCCCTCTCCGTGCCACAGGGCATTATCGGTCTGATGACCCGCTTCGGTATGGACGTCACCCTCGCGCATCCGGAAGGTTATGACCTGATCCCTGACGTGATTGAAGTGGCGAAAAACAACGCGAACGCGTCCGGCGGCAGTTTCCGTCAGGTCACCAGTATGGAAGAAGCCTTCAAAGACGCCGACATCGTCTATCCGAAGTCATGGGCGCCTTACAAAGTGATGGAAGAGCGTACTGAACTTCTGCGGGCCAATGACCACGCGGCCCTGAAAGAGCTGGAAAGACAGTGCCTTGAGCAAAATGCGAAGCATAAAAACTGGCACTGCACTGAAGAAATGATGCAACTCACCCGCGACGGCGAAGCGCTGTATATGCACTGCCTGCCTGCGGATATCAGCGGCGTCTCCTGCAAAGAGGGCGAGGTCACCGACGCCGTATTCGAAAAATACCGCATCGCGACTTACAAAGAAGCCAGTTGGAAGCCCTACATCATCGCCGCGATGATCCTCTCGCGCAAATATCCGAAGCCAGGCGTGCTGCTGGAACAACTGTTGAAAGAAGCGCAACCACGCGTGAAATAACCCCCTGAGCCGACCTGCCGGTCGGCTCTCCTTTCCGGAGGCCAAAAGGATAGGATATGTCCGTTTTCTCATTGAAGATCGATATTGCCGATAACCGCTTTTACAACGGTGAAACGTCGCCCCTTTTTTCGCAAAAGCAGGCCAAAGCCGCTCGCCAGTTCCATCAAAAGATCGACGGCTACCATCCAACGCCGCTCTGCGCGCTGGATGACCTTGCCTGCCTGTTTGGCGTGAAGAAAATCCTCGTCAAAGATGAATCAAAACGCTTTGGACTGAACGCGTTCAAGATGCTCGGCGGGGCCTGGGCCATCGCCTGCCTGCTGTGTGAGAAATATCATCTTGATATTGAGACGCTCTCTTTCGAACAGCTCAAAAACGCCATCGGCGAAAAAATGACGTTTGCCACCACCACCGACGGCAACCACGGTCGCGGTATCGCTTGGGCGGCACAACAGCTCGGACAAAATGCGGTGATTTACATGCCGAAAGGCTCTGCGCAAGAGCGCGTGGACGCCATTCTCAACCTCGGTGCAGAGTGTATCGTCACCGACATGAACTATGACGATACCGTTCGTCTGACCATGCAGCACGCCCAACAAAATGGCTGGGAAGTGGTGCAGGACACCGCCTGGGAAGGCTACACCAAAATTCCCACCTGGATTATGCAGGGATACGCGACGCTGGCCGATGAAGCCGTTGAGCAAATGCGCGCCATGGACGTCACGCCGACCCACGTGCTGTTACAGGCTGGCGTTGGCGCAATGGCGGGCGGCGTGTTGGGCTATCTGGTGGACGTCTATGGCCCGCAAAATCTGCACAGCATCATCGTCGAACCGGACAAAGCGGACTGCATTTATCGTTCCGGCGTGAAAGGCGACATCGTCAACGTCGGTGGGGATATGGCAACCATCATGGCCGGTCTGGCCTGTGGTGAACCCAATCCGCTCGGCTGGGAAATTCTGCGCAACTGCGCCACACAGTTTATCTCCTGTCAGGACAGCGTTGCCGCGCTGGGCATGCGCGTACTGGGCAATCCTTTTGGCAACGACCCGCGCGTGATCTCCGGAGAGTCCGGAGCCGTGGGGTTAGGCGTTCTGGCGGCCGTCCATCATCACCCACAGCGTCAGGCCTTAATGGACAAACTGGCGTTAGATAAAGACGCCGTTGTGCTGGTCATCAGTACCGAAGGCGACACCGATATGAAGCACTACCGCGAAGTGGTCTGGGAAGGCAAACATCCGGTCGCACTGTAATTACCCCCTATTGGACAACGCTCCCCAGGAGATTCGGGAGCGAACACTGGAGAAAAGTCATGGCTAAGCACATTCCCTTTAAACTGATCCTTGAAAAAGCAAACGACTACAAAGAGGACATGACGCGTTTCCTGCGCGACATGGTCGCCATTCCCAGCGAGAGTTGCGATGAAAAACGTGTCATCCATCGTATCAAGCAGGAAATGGAGAAAGTCGGTTTTGATAAAGTCGAGATCGACCCGATGGGCAACATTCTGGGGTACATCGGCCATGGTCCGCGCCTGGTGGCGATGGACGCGCATATCGATACGGTTGGTATTGGCAACATCAAGAACTGGAATTTCGATCCCTACGAAGGGATGGAGACCGACGAACTGATCGGCGGACGCGGCACGTCTGACCAGGAAGGCGGCATGGCGTCCATGGTTTACGCCGGGAAGATCATAAAAGATCTCGGTCTGGAAGATGAGTACACGCTGCTGGTCACCGGTACGGTACAGGAAGAGGACTGCGACGGCCTGTGCTGGCAGTACATCATCGAGCAATCCGGTATCCGCCCGGAATTCGTCGTCAGCACCGAACCAACCGATTGTCAGGTCTACCGTGGACAGCGCGGACGCATGGAAATACGCATTGATGTGCAGGGGATCAGTTGCCACGGTTCCGCCCCGGAACGCGGTGATAACGCCATCTTCAAAATGGGCCCCATCCTCAACGAGTTACAGGAATTGTCACAGAATCTGGCCTGGGACGACTTCCTCGGCAAAGGAACCTTAACCGTTTCCGAAATCTTCTTCACGTCACCCAGCCGCTGCGCCGTGGCGGACAGTTGCGCCGTCTCCATCGACCGTCGTCTGACCTGGGGCGAAACCTGGGAAGGTGCGCTGGAAGAGATTCGCGCCCTGCCGGCGGTGAAAGCAGCCAATGCGGTGGTCTCGATGTACAACTATGACCGCCCCTCCTGGACCGGACTGGTTTACCCCACCGAATGCTACTTCCCGACCTGGAAGGTGGAAGAAGATCACTTCACCGTCAAGGCGCTGGTCAATGCCTATGAAGGACTGTTCGGCAAAGCGCCGGTGGTCGACAAGTGGACCTTCTCCACGAACGGCGTATCGATTATGGGACGTCACGGTATCCCGGTGATCGGTTTTGGTCCGGGTAAAGAACCCGAAGCCCACGCGCCAAACGAAAAAACCTGGAAATCGCATCTGGTGACCTGCGCTGCGATGTACGCGGCCATTCCACTGTCCTGGCTGGCAACGAAATAACAATCCCTCTGCCTCCCCCGGCTTACCGGGGGATTTCTGGAGTGTGCTATGCACGTATTGATTAAAAATGGCCTCGTCGTTAACGCCGACGGACAGGCAAGACAGGACTTACTGATTGAGAACGGTATTGTTCGCCAACTAGATGCGGAGATCGCACCGCCTCCCTCTTGTGAAGTGATTGACGCAGCGGGATGTTACGTTTTTCCCGGCGGCGTGGATGTGCATACACATTTCAATATCGACACAGGCCTCGCCCGTAGCTGTGATGATTTTTTTACCGGCACCCGCGCGGCGGCGTGTGGCGGTACAACAACCATTATCGATCATATGGGATTTGGTCCGACAGGCTGCCACTTGCGCCACCAACTGGAGGTTTACCAGGGGTATGCCGCACATAAAGCGGCGATCGACTACAGTTTCCACGGTGTCATTCAGCACGTCAATCACGCCATCCTCGATGAGATCCCGATGATGGTGGAAGAAGGCATCAGCAGCTTCAAGCTCTATCTAACCTACCAGTACAAACTCAACGATGATGAAACCTTGCAGGCGCTGCGCCGTCTGCACAAGTCCGGCGCGCTAACCACCGTCCACCCGGAAAACGATGCCGCTATCGCCAGTAAACGGGCCGAATTCATTGCCGCTGGCTTAACCTCGCCGCGCTATCACGCCCTGAGCAGACCGCTGGAATGTGAAGCCGAGGCCATCGCCCGGATGATTAACCTTGCGCAGCTTGCAGGTAACGCGCCGTTGTATATCGTTCACCTGTCCAACGGTCTGGGGCTGGACTATTTACGCCTGGCGAAAGCAAATCATCAGTCCGTGTGGATAGAGACCTGTCCGCAGTATCTGCTGCTGGATGAACGCCGTTATGACGCCAAAGACGGCCTGAACTTCATTCTCAGTCCGCCGTTACGCAATGTTCGTGAGCAGGACAAACTCTGGTGCGGCATCAGCGACGGAGCCATCGACGTGGTGGCAACCGACCACTGCACCTTCTCAACAGCACAACGCCTGCAGATCTCAGGCGGTGATTTTAGCCGCTGTCCGAATGGTTTGCCCGGCGTGGAAAACCGCCTGCAACTGCTCTTTTCTGAAGGCGTCATGAGCGGACGAATTACCCCTGAACGTTTTGTCGCGTT from Citrobacter amalonaticus Y19 includes:
- the xdhA gene encoding xanthine dehydrogenase molybdenum-binding subunit XdhA, giving the protein MDAREATATGESCMRVDAIAKVTGRARYTDDYMMAGMCYAKYVRSPIAHGYATSINCDEAKSLPGVLAVFTWEDVPDIPFATAGHAWTLDENKRDTADRLLLTRHVRHHGDAVAIVVARDELTAEKAALLVKVEWETLPVITTPEAALAHDAVPIHPGGNLLNCSEMTTGDVQQAIDAADYQLQGHYQTPVIQHCHMESVTSFAWMEDDSRISIVSSTQIPHIVRRVVGQALDIPWSCVRVIKPYVGGGFGNKQDVLEEPMAAFLTRKLGGIPVKVSLSREECFLASRTRHAFTIDGQMGLNRDGTLKGYRLDVLSNTGAYASHGHSIASAGGNKVAYLYPRSAYAYRSTTCYTNLPSAGAMRGYGAPQVIFAVESMLDDAATALGLDPVEVRLRNAACEGDKNPITGKRIYSAGLPECLQKGRALFEWDARRAECQHQQGNIRRGVGVACFSYTSNTWPVGVEIAGARLLMNQDGTINVQSGATEIGQGADTVFSQMVAETLGVPVSDVHVISTQDTDITPFDPGAFASRQSYVAAPALRKAAIQLRDKILHHAADMLHQSVMSLTLTAGSIVLIDRPDSPLLSLKELAMDAFYHPERGGQLSAECSVKTTTNPPAFGCTFVDLSVDIALCKVTVNRILNVHDSGHILNPQLAEGQVHGGMGMGIGWSLFEEMIIDAESGLVRNPNLLDYKMPTMPDLPQLESAFVETQEPQSAYGHKSLGEPPIIPVAAAIRNAVKMATGVAIDTLPLTPKRLYAEFHQAGLI
- the xdhB gene encoding xanthine dehydrogenase FAD-binding subunit XdhB, which produces MFDFASYHRASGIAEAISLLARYPQAKLLAGGTDVLIQLHHHNAGYRHIVDIHNLPELRGITLTKEKGLRIGSATTFSEIIENPITQRYLPALCAAAASIAGPQIRNVATYGGNICNGATSADSATPTLIYDATLEIYSPKGVRFTSINGFHTGPGKVALEQNEILVAFHFPPQPRAHTGSAHFKYAMRDAMDISTIGCAARCQLDNGGVNELRLAFGVAAPTPVRCQHAENAAKNAPLTLQTLDAIAESVLQDVSPRSSWRASKEFRLHLIQTMTRKVVTEAVVAAGGKLQ
- the xdhC gene encoding xanthine dehydrogenase iron sulfur-binding subunit XdhC, whose protein sequence is MNDTNRITLECVVNGHPFQLSIQAGMPLSELLREQGLLSVKQGCCVGECGACTVLVDGTAIDSCLYLAAWAAGKEIRTLEGESAGGQLSQVQMAYARSGAVQCGFCTPGLIMATTAMLAKPREQPLTILEIRRGLAGNLCRCTGYQMIVDTVQRCTEPE
- a CDS encoding sigma-54 interaction domain-containing protein; protein product: MVLATTQSVLMQIQPTIQRFARMLASVLQLEVEIVDDNLCRVAGTGAYGKYLGRPLSGNSRLLRYVLESKKEKVVTHSRFDPLCEDCDSKENCREKAFLGTPVIMQDRCVGVISLIAVTHEQQEHINDNLREFSDYVRHISTIFVSKLLEDQSGSDNISKIFSTMIENMDQGVLVIDEDNRVQFANQTALKILGAVQNNMMGKSVRFRPLTFESNFTHGHMQHIVSWDDKSELIIGQLHHVAGRQLFLMAFHQSHTSSSVSIATDEPHIEQLVGECRVMRQLKRLISRIAPSPSSIMIVGESGTGKEVVARAIHKLSERRNKPFIAINCAAIPEQLLESELFGYVKGAFTGASANGKTGLIQAANSGTLFLDEIGDMPLMLQAKLLRAIEAREVLPLGASSPVQVDIRIISATNQNLGQFIAEGKFREDLFYRLNVIPLTLPPLRERQDDIELLVHYFLHLHTRRLGLVYPGIAPDVVTLLRHHQWPGNLRELSNLMEYLVNVVPSGEVIDSTLLPPNLINNGKAPEPVGVVAHMAQLLSDDTGGTALEEMEKQMIREALSRHSNKKQVADELGIGIATLYRKIKKYELMSV
- the ygeW gene encoding knotted carbamoyltransferase YgeW, whose product is MKTVNELIKDINSLTSHLHEKDFLLTWEQTPDELKQVLDVAAALKMLRAENITTKVFNSGLGISVFRDNSTRTRFSYASALNLLGLAQQDLDEGKSQIAHGETVRETANMISFCADAIGIRDDMYLGAGNAYMREVGAALDDGYKQGVLPQRPALVNLQCDIDHPTQAMADLAWLREHFGSLENLKGKKIAMTWAYSPSYGKPLSVPQGIIGLMTRFGMDVTLAHPEGYDLIPDVIEVAKNNANASGGSFRQVTSMEEAFKDADIVYPKSWAPYKVMEERTELLRANDHAALKELERQCLEQNAKHKNWHCTEEMMQLTRDGEALYMHCLPADISGVSCKEGEVTDAVFEKYRIATYKEASWKPYIIAAMILSRKYPKPGVLLEQLLKEAQPRVK
- the dpaL gene encoding diaminopropionate ammonia-lyase, which translates into the protein MSVFSLKIDIADNRFYNGETSPLFSQKQAKAARQFHQKIDGYHPTPLCALDDLACLFGVKKILVKDESKRFGLNAFKMLGGAWAIACLLCEKYHLDIETLSFEQLKNAIGEKMTFATTTDGNHGRGIAWAAQQLGQNAVIYMPKGSAQERVDAILNLGAECIVTDMNYDDTVRLTMQHAQQNGWEVVQDTAWEGYTKIPTWIMQGYATLADEAVEQMRAMDVTPTHVLLQAGVGAMAGGVLGYLVDVYGPQNLHSIIVEPDKADCIYRSGVKGDIVNVGGDMATIMAGLACGEPNPLGWEILRNCATQFISCQDSVAALGMRVLGNPFGNDPRVISGESGAVGLGVLAAVHHHPQRQALMDKLALDKDAVVLVISTEGDTDMKHYREVVWEGKHPVAL
- a CDS encoding YgeY family selenium metabolism-linked hydrolase; its protein translation is MAKHIPFKLILEKANDYKEDMTRFLRDMVAIPSESCDEKRVIHRIKQEMEKVGFDKVEIDPMGNILGYIGHGPRLVAMDAHIDTVGIGNIKNWNFDPYEGMETDELIGGRGTSDQEGGMASMVYAGKIIKDLGLEDEYTLLVTGTVQEEDCDGLCWQYIIEQSGIRPEFVVSTEPTDCQVYRGQRGRMEIRIDVQGISCHGSAPERGDNAIFKMGPILNELQELSQNLAWDDFLGKGTLTVSEIFFTSPSRCAVADSCAVSIDRRLTWGETWEGALEEIRALPAVKAANAVVSMYNYDRPSWTGLVYPTECYFPTWKVEEDHFTVKALVNAYEGLFGKAPVVDKWTFSTNGVSIMGRHGIPVIGFGPGKEPEAHAPNEKTWKSHLVTCAAMYAAIPLSWLATK
- the hydA gene encoding dihydropyrimidinase; amino-acid sequence: MHVLIKNGLVVNADGQARQDLLIENGIVRQLDAEIAPPPSCEVIDAAGCYVFPGGVDVHTHFNIDTGLARSCDDFFTGTRAAACGGTTTIIDHMGFGPTGCHLRHQLEVYQGYAAHKAAIDYSFHGVIQHVNHAILDEIPMMVEEGISSFKLYLTYQYKLNDDETLQALRRLHKSGALTTVHPENDAAIASKRAEFIAAGLTSPRYHALSRPLECEAEAIARMINLAQLAGNAPLYIVHLSNGLGLDYLRLAKANHQSVWIETCPQYLLLDERRYDAKDGLNFILSPPLRNVREQDKLWCGISDGAIDVVATDHCTFSTAQRLQISGGDFSRCPNGLPGVENRLQLLFSEGVMSGRITPERFVALTSAMPARLFGLWPQKGRLAPGADGDVVIIDPRQSQEIHHARLHDNADYSPWEGFRCQGTIVRTLSRGETVFSDGVFTGKAGRGRFLRRKPFTPSCVCETDNCV